TCGGACTATTCTAATCAGTAATCATAGTCattgttttaccaaaacttTGTTGAATACTAAAAGTAcaatcgagaaaaaaaaaagatattaaaatatcattCATCACCCGTGGGTTGTTTACCATCATTAAAATGATCTTTTAACATATCAAATCTAGAATCTGCTTAAAGAATATGATCTAATGATAtcgaaatcaaataaaagtagGGTAACACTCGATTACAATATTGCGTCCATATATTACTAGGAAATTGCatccaaatattatattcataCATTAAATCCATGCTTGATTACTATGAAGaaaatagtactatatattGTGAGTGTTCGATTATGTTTGGGCCTATATTAGATCTTTAGATCTTCACTTTGATAAATTCAACACATCAAGTGAACTTGAGAAGAAGGGGGGCCTAATAGATTCACAATTTTCGTCCAACTGATCGGTCCATAgccaaactttttttgtaaacttaagGTTCAATTATTTTGACAAATGTATAAATTGTAaacatatgtatgtatgtagaAAGATAAAAGTGAGATTCATGATAAAAATTGTGAACcatcaaatcaatcaaataaagagGTGAGGATCCAAAGTGTGGAACTGATTTAGATACTATACAACTATATATCTACAGTGAGATCAAACATACATGATCCGAAGTTTCATGATTCCTGTTTGGTTTCTGTACCCCGCTGAGTGCAATTGTATAACAATCATCGTGTAAAGATTCGAGAATCAAGATCGCAGGCATCTACCAATGGCGACTCTGAGGTAAACCGATAAGGAAGATTTTGAATACggcgaagagagagaggagactCCCTCCCACAAGGCATACTCGAAgagttgtcttcttctttcttggacTTAACCAAGTGAAAGACTGGAGACTTGATTCTAAAATGGATTCACCATCAAGGTAATACAcctagcaagaaaaaaaaagtgatattaAGATCAAGCAATCAAGATCTTAATTTACATAAGGTTTGGTGTCGAGTTGAATGTAGAACTTACAGGTAAGCTGTTCAGAAGAACTAGTGCAAGGGAGACATGGAATGTGCAGGTCAAGCTCTTTTCTAGGATATCCGGGAAGGATTTGCCAAAGATGTTAAATCGCCAACGAGATTGATATGCAGTTAAATGAACTGATCGTGACATGGGAATCAGATCACCGACAAAAACAAACGTGCCAAGACAAGATGACGTATTGAAATCCCGACCAAGCGTAGAACAATCCTGTGATGAGGTTTTTCTAAAAGTGATCTCTGTCCATGACACGCCTGGTGATTGCATTGCTTGTAAACACGATTCGCCCTGAAACATCAAAAGTATCGAAATTAAGAAAACGCAATAATGTAATCAATGTTTTCAGTCCATGAGCAATATTCACCTGTGAACACACGCAGTCACTTTTAATATCAGTGTCTGATGTTGTCACCCATCCATCACCGCATTTGTTAAGCTTGACAATATCCTTTGCATCCAAACAAACAGAACCCTCTGNNNNNNNNNNNNNNNNNNNNNNNNNNNNNNNNNNNNNNNNNNNNNNNNNNNNNNNNNNNNNNNNNNNNNNNNNNNNNNNNNNNNNNNNNNNNNNNNNNNNNNNNNNNNNNNNNNNNNNNNNNNNNNNNNNNNNNNNNNNNNNNNNNNNNNNNNNNNNNNNNNNNNNNNNNNNNNNNNNNNNNNNNNNNNNNNNNNNNNNNNNNNNNNNNNNNNNNNNNNNNNNNNNNNNNNNNNNNNNNNNNNNNNNNNNNNNNNNNNNNNNNNNNNNNNNNNNNNNNNNNNNNNNNNNNNNNNNNNNNNNNNNNNNNNNNNNNNNNNNNNNNNNNNNNNNNNNNNNNNNNNNNNNNNNNNNNNNNNNNNNNNNNNNNNNNNNNNNNNNNNNNNNNNNNNNNNNNNNNNNNNNNNNNNNNNNNNNNNNNNNNNNNNNNNNNNNNNNNNNNNNNNNNNNNNNNNNNNNNNNNNNNNNNNNNNNNNNNNNNNNNNNNNNNNNNNNNNNNNNNNNNNNNNNNNNNNNNNNNNNNNNNNNNNNNNNNNNNNNNNNNNNNNNNNNNNNNNNNNNNNNNNNNNNNNNNNNNNNNNNNNNNNNNNNNNNNNNNNNNNNNNNNNNNNNNNNNNNNNNNNNNNNNNNNNNNNNNNNNNNNNNNNNNNNNNNNNNNNNNNNNNNNNNNNNNNNNNNNNNNNNNNNNNNNNNNNNNNNNNNNNNNNNNNNNNNNNNNNNNNNNNNNNNNNNNNNNNNNNNNNNNNNNNNNNNNNNNNNNNNNNNNNNNNNNNNNNNNNNNNNNNNNNNNNNNNNNNNNNNNNNNNNNNNNNNNNNNNNNNNNNNNNNNNNNNNNNNNNNNNNNNNNNNNNNNNNNNNNNNNNNNNNNNNNNNNNNNNNNNNNNNNNNNNNNNNNNNNNNNNNNNNNNNNNNNNNNNNNNNNNNNNNNNNNNNNNNNNNNNNNNNNNNNNNNNNNNNNNNNNNNNNNNNNNNNNNNNNNNNNNNNNNNNNNNNNNNNNNNNNNNNNNNNNNNNNNNNNNNNNNNNNNNNNNNNNNNNNNNNNNNNNNNNNNNNNNNNNNNNNNNNNNNNNNNNNNNNNNNNNNNNNNNNNNNNNNNNNNNNNNNNNNNNNNNNNNNNNNNNNNNNNNNNNNNNNNNNNNNNNNNNNNNNNNNNNNNNNNNNNNNNNNNNNNNNNNNNNNNNNNNNNNNNNNNNNNNNNNNNNNNNNNNNNNNNNNNNNNNNNNNNNNNNNNNNNNNNNNNNNNNNNNNNNNNNNNNNNNNNNNNNNNNNNNNNNNNNNNNNNNNNNNNNNNNNNNNNNNNNNNNNNNNNNNNNNNNNNNNNNNNNNNNNNNNNNNNNNNNNNNNNNNNNNNNNNNNNNNNNNNNNNNNNNNNNNNNNNNNNNNNNNNNNNNNNNNNNNNNNNNNNNNNNNNNNNNNNNNNNNNNNNNNNNNNNNNNNNNNNNNNNNNNNNNNNNNNNNNNNNNNNNNNNNNNNNNNNNNNNNNNNNNNNNNNNNNNNNNNNNNNNNNNNNNNNNNNNNNNNNNNNNNNNNNNNNNNNNNNNNNNNNNNNNNNNNNNNNNNNNNNNNNNNNNNNNNNNNNNNNNNNNNNNNNNNNNNNNNNNNNNNNNNNNNNNNNNNNNNNNNNNNNNNNNNNNNNNNNNNNNNNNNNNNNNNNNNNNNNNNNNNNNNNNNNNNNNNNNNNNNNNNNNNNNNNNNNNNNNNNNNNNNNNNNNNNNNNNNNNNNNNNNNNNGGTAAGAATGCAGTGAGATCACCGGGACAAACAAATTGGTTCTCCACCATTTTCCCTTTGAACCCTTGTTCAATCAAAGAGATAGGGACACAGTAACCCTTCCCGTGATGAAATCTCCTCGACCCACCAAGATACAAAGAAGCATTAGATGTTTCACTGTTTTGCTTATCCAAAATCGCAGCCAGTTCAAGCCATTCACTAGGTTTATGGACTTGTATGCCATCCAACGAGACAATAACATCTCCAGGAGACAAGTAACCAAACAATGGCGACATAGACGGCACATCCACAACCTACACAAGAAGCTAAAGAATTAGAGTTCTTACAGAGCATTCATCATTAAGGTTAAAAAAAACCTCAACAGACACAAGAAACATACCGTGAGGCTTTCACCGTGTTTGTAAAACGGAGACAACATCAGAGGCAAGAGAAACAAAGCGAACACACATAGTGCACAGAACTGCACATAAAGAAATACAAATCAAGAAACTCTCTTTATCCAAAGAACAAATCAGTCgagagaagaaaaaaccaaacacCAACCACTGCATTATGCCAAATACCAGCACAGTAAATACGAAGAGCGTTAAAGCTTGGAAGTGATTGCAAGACATCGTGATCGAAAGCTACAAGACCACCCGGAAATATAGCTGCAATGAAAACGGCAATGTACTCCATTTGTATTCCTTCACTGCCGCTCAATCAGAAGAAGCCTAAGAATTGGATAATCTAAGAATAAAGCTCCCAAAAGCAAACCCAATTCTAATCTACAAAATTACATTCCCCTTCTCTCTATAAAAAAAGGTGATAGCTTTTGAAGGAACTAACCTAGCAGCAGCAAGAGCATGGCCAAGTTCATGAACTGAAACAGTAATAACAGTGGAAACGAATACATAGGCAATGCCGGATAATGATACAAGCTgccaaaaccaaacacaaattcaaagtaATTAGCTTTCGAATGTTTccaagatgagatttttttttgtttaaagtgAGAGCTGACCGTGGAAGGAGAGAATCCGAATACGGCGGAAGTTAGACGATTGGAGATCAAAGGGTTAGGGTgaaactgaagaagaaggaacatgGTGACTAGGAGAAGAGAAGCGACGCCGAATCCGAGTCCGATTGAGAACCAGAATTTCATCACGCCGGAGAATCGCCGTCCGATACGGAAGATGGGTTCGTTGAAATTAAAGATCTTGAAGTCGCAGTAACAACATGAAGCTTCGTTTTCCATGTTCTCGCCGCCGGCGAGGTGATCTCTTCGGAATCTCATCCTGAATCTTCTCATTCGCCGTCCTGAAATCTCCATCGGGGTTTATTCAAAGATTCTGATTCCTTTTCTCATAAGATTATGGTTTTAAATTAGACCCGATGAGGTTTAAATAAACCCTCTCCGGTTTAGATCAGACCGGATCGGTCCGGCTACGTTAAGCAAGGGGGCGGTTCGATTAGAACATTAAACCATGTAAATTTGAGCAAGAACCGAATAATGAGATGTCTTGAAAACGACATACCAAAAACGAACTAAATGTTCAAAGTAGTTCGAACCTTGGACTTTATTCAATTaagttttgattatttgttttttggatttgattaaaattttttaaattagcaagatttctctctttctctttggaaACTCTTTAGAgaatatatttctcattaattaaataaggaaattatgatttatgaaaatgggatcttcagttttttttttttttttttttttttttttttttttttttttttttttttttttttNAACCCCCcaaaaaagaaccaaagaaggaaaaataagatgaaacaataaagtaaaataaaaaagaaggtaACTTCTCTCGATCGTATATATAAGCTCGATCTGGTGGTTCTTGTTGCTGAGCCTATTTCGCACGCGCTAGCCACACGTGTgcgtcttgtttttttttttttttttttcNAGAGAAATTGAAAAACccacaattaaaccaaaaagaacaaaaagaacaaaaaattaatttattcagAGTCGGTGTCCAAATTCTCCATGCCTTTCAATCCTCTCCGTTTTGGTTGCTGCTGCAACAGTGATATAAATCAATATTAACAATCTTTAATCTCCAATTACCAGTAATAAAAATCCAGTTTACTGAAATTAAAATAGtgtattactattattattcaACTAATCAATCacattaataaaccaaaaaaattcaaatagttttcacaaacttttaataaataaaaaattaaaaaaaaaaaaacagggagACACCacttgtgtttatttttatgtcaaatGTTGTTACTTTGCAAAcagttttttataataataacagtTAATTATTCTCCTCCATTAGGTGGAATAGTAGGTCCCATGTCTTGTCCATTTTGTGAATcccattatttgtttttgttatcaataaaaaaataataaggtCCACCCAATTTTGTCTACAACTCACCACCTTCTCTGccacatataaaaataatactactatgtaaaattatatatacacggTACACCTAGAAGACCCATATTAGTTTAGTAGATTCATCATCTATAAACACATTCTCCAATTCCTTTATATAATCTCTACTTATTTAACATACCTTTTGTCATTATCACACAAAACtaagaaccaaagaaaaataaaaaaaaaagggttaaaaaGTAAAGTTAAATTAGTTAccttcttcacatttttcttcTCCCTAACTTCATAACGGTTCTTGGTCAAATCAGATAACCACATCCCTGGGAAACAAAACTGTCCAAACACACAACCACATCACACAAAATTTAAcagtgagataaaaaaaatatgaaaactttctttctttatcaATGAAAGGAATCTATAGTTAGTTTACCTGAAGGGCTTTATCAATGTTCTTAGCACGTTTCCTGGGTCTATGAGGAAGCTTAGTTCCTTTCATAACCAAgaaatcttcttccttctctttcctAGACAAAGCAATGTAGATCCTTGGCCACTCTTGcgttgctttctctctctctcctccattCATCTCCACTtctggatgatgatgatgaccctGAGCCGTTGATTCTGATCTGACCACTCTCTGATGCTGTTGATGATCAAACCCGTTTTGTCTCTGATCTCTAAGTACGCTTGATCTCTTCTCGATTTGGTCAGGTGAAGGTGGAGATCTCTTTGAGCCACCACCCGATCTGGACATCATACGGCCGTTCATGTTGTTGTTCCTTGATGGTGATCCGTTCACTGATCGATCTTCTAGATTCCTGGgcatgattgatgatgatgatgaacagcAGCTtgctttaataataataaatccacaggtgatacttttttttgctaaactttcAAACTTTGAGAGAGTTTAATGAAAATTACGACATGaagaaaaagatttgttttttttttttttccccttgtgttaaaaaaataaggaagaaaattagaaaaggaAACTAGTTGTACCCATTTACATATTTAAGAATCAGAATCAAAACgcagaaacacacacacaacaacacacacacaagaaaagaaaaaaactaaagagagggaccaaaagcaaaaaaataagattaatattatGATATCAAAAACGAGTAGCTCAGATTTGAAGATTGGGTCAAAAGAAAGGCAAGAAAAAATACGAGATCTTCTTTAAATTTAAccccaacccaaaaaaaaaaaaaccaagactTATGATCCAAAAATCTCTTCTAGTTTCACCCCAAAAGCTAAAAACAcatagaagaaacagagcactTTGGgggaaaaggcaaaaaaaaaagacacagcTTCTCTGCTTCTAAGTGCTTCCAAGGGTACTACTGTAATTACCAAAAAAGGAATTTTTGGATCACCAAACTTTAGATAAAGCAGCTCTTTATAACTGAAGGATGAACCAAACGTTTAgatctcaaaaaaataaaaaatgaaagaaaaaatacaaataaatttaatttaaattggataaatcaaacaaacccggaaaatcaaaaatagctattataaaaaaaaaaggaaataagtaTTTAATCACATAACAAGGATGAACAAAAACAGAAAGCTAAAATGGAAGTCACGATTAATTTAGAGTAACAAAATCTAAACATTTCTAAGTAACAACACttctgttaaaaataaaataaaagacaaaatcttTTTACATTTAaggtaaataaaatatatcaaaatatggaaatttaatgaaaaacgAAGAATGAAAAAAGATttttgaggaggaggaggctaaAACAAACCTGGAGGAAGAAGGGAAGAAAGATTCCTTGCCGACGACGAAACCGTTTCTAGGGTTAGTACTCCGGCTAGTGAAAACCGGAGGAGCTGGCGGTGGTGGCGGCATAGAAGGATTCAACGATCGTCTCTGGAGTTTGTTAGATTGAATCTTACCTTGTCCTGACGAAGATGAAGAGTCGTCAGCTGTGATGGATCGGATCTCGGCTCTGGAAGCTCTCGATCGCTTTCGTTGTCCCCACTGTAAAAGCACATCTCCGCCGCGACGGCTAGGACTAGGATcatgttcttcttgttgttgggAGGTGGATCTGAATCGGAATCCTTTGGGGATTCCGTCTAAGGAAGAGGTTGTTGTTGTGCATGATGATCCGGCGTTGAATCCTCTACCGGCGGCGATTGAGGTTGTGGTGGTAATGACGGTGGTTGTGTCGTCGTTTGTTGATCTTGAAGGTGATGGTCTTAAGTAAGGCTTCTTGCTTCCATTTGTTGTATGGGGAAGACAATCTGGGCTTACTCTTTGATACCTAATTCAatcatatcaaaacaaaaaatcagatCAAAATTGAAGATTTTAACTGCGAAAATTTGCAAAATGCTTCtctcttctcaaaaaaaaaaaaaaaaaaaaaaaaaaaaatgaaNaaaaaaaaaaaaaaacatgaagtgttcaaattttttttaaaaaaagattaaaaaggttttttgaCATTAGAGtcaatttgaagtttttttttagaaaataaaaactcagaTCCATAGAAACCGATTCAAaatccccaaaaacaaaaaaaaaaagtacagagaagaagaagaaaacaaaacacaaataagtgaaaaaaacgaaaaaaaaaaagaaaaaaactcaaggaGAGGTCAAAAAAGGAAgaacggagaagaagagaaacctcATCATTATACCCAAGTGAGAAACCTGATTCGAATTATGTAATGGTACGTTTTCCGATtccgatctgtttttttttttaatttttttttttttaaagagaaatatAGGATTCGTTTAATCTCTTCGCCACACCCAATTCGAGGATGACGAAACAacagcttcttcctcctccttcgtGCTTCTACTTTCTCGTATCCGATCACCAACAGCGAATCAAATGGTATTTtattaatgaattaaaaaaaaaaaaaacttattctgtagagaaagagagagaggagaagaagaagagagaagagacggAGGCTCTCTCTGCGTTAAacagtgaggaagaagaagaagaagaaggaggaaggCGGAAGGGAAGGAGAAAGATAGTGGGTGCGTTATTGTGTCTAAaacttcttttattctttttattttttccaatacTAGTCCTTTAAGTTTCTGTAGACTTTTAATACGCTAccttatttactatttagtttCTTTGTTATTTAACACTAATAGTCTAATGCCTTTCGTTTCGAGACACGGCCCATCCAAAAAGGCCCACTACTACTAAGATCCTCTTTCGCCGCAACATGTGTGATTTAAAACGTCTCCGTACCATTTTTTGAGACTATAGACCCAATTCTGATCGTGACGCTGAACAACATACATATAAAACTGttgtaagaagaagagattttgaTTATTCGAGTCAGGGGAAACGTAGGGGTTTAGGAATAAATGTTGTAACTGACAAAACCTAAATTCTTTAAATGCCAAAACAAATCTGAAACAGACACCAACTTTTTAGCTAGCCAAAAGCTTATATAACCAAGACTAGTACTACTATACCAAACAAGATACCAATTTCTAGGTATTCCAAGATTGATCTTTCATCCAAAGAAAAAGTTACCACAACATTCAAAAGATCAATGAACAATTATAATCCACAAGAGAAGCCAAATCAGTGTTCTTTCATAATGGGATTGATACGTAGATAGATCTCGCCAGCTAATAAACTCCCTAAATATATGTGAACTTCCAAGTCTGTAGCCAAGGAAAAGTTGTCTATTCGTCTCTAGTTCTGACTAGCGGAAGAGCCGTGGAACTGATCTTTTAGGCACTTTCCCTTCAAGCTTTAGTCTACGATAGGACTCCCTGATATGACAAGGTCTTATAGGTCCTGATTCTTTCCTTTCCGCCATAACAACTCGTGCTACACAAAACGTTATCAGATCAAGCacgtgagtttttttttttccttctacaGTTTCTACATTGCaacataaacaaatttaatttgcGAGCTGTCTTACCTAAAGATTCTACGTTGCAacataaacaaattcaatttgGGAGCTGTCTTACCTGTTTCAACGAGTTCACCAACGAACATCTTCGCTATACCACAGACAACAATAATCATTGGCATACCAATCTTCTGACTCCCAGTGACACCTATCAACAACTGCATCAACATCACAAAAGCTAAAATGGTTCATATTTGgatgaaacaacaaaattaaaggaAACGTTGTTCATAACCAcaaatcatatactatataataccTTCTTCATCTGTGGTCTTTGAAGTGCAGATCTCCTAAAAGATTCGTATCTACTCATCTGATCCTCAGTGAATTGCGACAAAATGGTTCTGAAGtattcaaatcaaacaaaatcaattcatAATAATCAAAGCaagaaactaatcaaaatctataaaaaaaagaagactcaCTGCATTTTAGCCATCTTAGCAGGGTCAGCACTAGTTGGGTATTTAGTAAGCTCAACTTCCatattctcttcctcttcttcttcatcgtcatcttTGTTCCTCGCTTCGGCAACAGCAACGGAGGTTTTAGACTTCTTTGCCGGACGGCGAACATCTACTGGTCTCTCATCTTCCTCCTGTGTCTGATCGATTTCAGTACGTCCTTCTTCACTACCATcgcctcctccttctcctccgccgccgccaaCGGGTGATTCCGGCGGAGATTCCTCTTGCTCCTCCTCAATTGCTGCTTCAAATGGATCCTTCGAGTGCTTCATTCTAACTCAAACCTAAAATtcggaaaaaaaacacacaaaaatcgAATCTGTAAACTCCAAATTCAGCAGCTCGCAATTAGGGTTTTAGTGAAGGGGAACGAGTTCTAACTGCGTAACGCAATAGATAGCGAAGATGATTGACGAACCTTGGAGAAATTTTTTAGGAGAAGAAACTCAGATCCAGTTTCTTTAGGAAGCACAAAAtctatctctctgtctctctccaCGGTTTCAATTTCAAGTTTTCGTGTGGTTTCTACAGGTGTGTTATAGTCTCGGTTTAATCCAATCAATTGATGATTCCAAACCAAATATTGAACCGGATATTATGAACCGAACCAaatagttttgacttttgagcgC
The sequence above is a segment of the Camelina sativa cultivar DH55 chromosome 10, Cs, whole genome shotgun sequence genome. Coding sequences within it:
- the LOC104718286 gene encoding uncharacterized protein LOC104718286 — translated: MMRYQRVSPDCLPHTTNGSKKPYLRPSPSRSTNDDTTTVITTTTSIAAGRGFNAGSSCTTTTSSLDGIPKGFRFRSTSQQQEEHDPSPSRRGGDVLLQWGQRKRSRASRAEIRSITADDSSSSSGQGKIQSNKLQRRSLNPSMPPPPPAPPVFTSRSTNPRNGFVVGKESFFPSSSRNLEDRSVNGSPSRNNNMNGRMMSRSGGGSKRSPPSPDQIEKRSSVLRDQRQNGFDHQQHQRVVRSESTAQGHHHHPEVEMNGGEREKATQEWPRIYIALSRKEKEEDFLVMKGTKLPHRPRKRAKNIDKALQFCFPGMWLSDLTKNRYEVREKKNVKKQQPKRRGLKGMENLDTDSE
- the LOC104718285 gene encoding membrane-bound transcription factor site-2 protease homolog isoform X3, with translation MYSFPLLLLFQFMNLAMLLLLLAIFPGGLVAFDHDVLQSLPSFNALRIYCAGIWHNAVFCALCVFALFLLPLMLSPFYKHGESLTVVDVPSMSPLFGYLSPGDVIVSLDGIQVHKPSEWLELAAILDKQNSETSNASLYLGGSRRFHHGKGYCVPISLIEQGFKGKMVENQFVCPGDLTAFLPXXXXXXXEGSVCLDAKDIVKLNKCGDGWVTTSDTDIKSDCVCSQGESCLQAMQSPGVSWTEITFRKTSSQDCSTLGRDFNTSSCLGTFVFVGDLIPMSRSVHLTAYQSRWRFNIFGKSFPDILEKSLTCTFHVSLALVLLNSLPVYYLDGESILESSLQSFTWLSPRKKKTTLRVCLVGGSLLSLFAVFKIFLIGLPQSRHW
- the LOC104718285 gene encoding membrane-bound transcription factor site-2 protease homolog isoform X1, with the translated sequence MEISGRRMRRFRMRFRRDHLAGGENMENEASCCYCDFKIFNFNEPIFRIGRRFSGVMKFWFSIGLGFGVASLLLVTMFLLLQFHPNPLISNRLTSAVFGFSPSTLVSLSGIAYVFVSTVITVSVHELGHALAAASEGIQMEYIAVFIAAIFPGGLVAFDHDVLQSLPSFNALRIYCAGIWHNAVFCALCVFALFLLPLMLSPFYKHGESLTVVDVPSMSPLFGYLSPGDVIVSLDGIQVHKPSEWLELAAILDKQNSETSNASLYLGGSRRFHHGKGYCVPISLIEQGFKGKMVENQFVCPGDLTAFLPXXXXXXXEGSVCLDAKDIVKLNKCGDGWVTTSDTDIKSDCVCSQGESCLQAMQSPGVSWTEITFRKTSSQDCSTLGRDFNTSSCLGTFVFVGDLIPMSRSVHLTAYQSRWRFNIFGKSFPDILEKSLTCTFHVSLALVLLNSLPVYYLDGESILESSLQSFTWLSPRKKKTTLRVCLVGGSLLSLFAVFKIFLIGLPQSRHW
- the LOC104718285 gene encoding membrane-bound transcription factor site-2 protease homolog isoform X2: MEISGRRMRRFRMRFRRDHLAGGENMENEASCCYCDFKIFNFNEPIFRIGRRFSGVMKFWFSIGLGFGVASLLLVTMFLLLQFHPNPLISNRLTSAVFGFSPSTLVSLSGIAYVFVSTVITVSVHELGHALAAASEGIQMEYIAVFIAAIFPGGLVAFDHDVLQSLPSFNALRIYCAGIWHNAVFCALCVFALFLLPLMLSPFYKHGESLTVVDVPSMSPLFGYLSPGDVIVSLDGIQVHKPSEWLELAAILDKQNSETSNASLYLGGSRRFHHGKGYCVPISLIEQGFKGKMVENQFVCPGDLTAFLPXXXXXXXEGSVCLDAKDIVKLNKCGDGWVTTSDTDIKSDCVCSQQCNHQACHGQRSLLEKPHHRIVLRLVGISIRHLVLARLFLSVI
- the LOC104718287 gene encoding transcription initiation factor TFIID subunit 11 gives rise to the protein MKHSKDPFEAAIEEEQEESPPESPVGGGGGEGGGDGSEEGRTEIDQTQEEDERPVDVRRPAKKSKTSVAVAEARNKDDDEEEEEENMEVELTKYPTSADPAKMAKMQTILSQFTEDQMSRYESFRRSALQRPQMKKLLIGVTGSQKIGMPMIIVVCGIAKMFVGELVETARVVMAERKESGPIRPCHIRESYRRLKLEGKVPKRSVPRLFR